Genomic DNA from Alkalihalobacterium alkalinitrilicum:
TACTATAAAGTGAAACTTCTATCAGTGAGGATTTCCCTCTCCCCCCACTGATGTTTAGTTAAATCATATAGCCCAATTCATTTCCTTCTATTCCCACGGTTTATTGGTCGTGATAAAAGCAGCAAGATCCTTACTTTGTTTTCTTCTTTCAACGCGGATTTTTGCGCGCTCAGGACCTGTTTTGTGCAGTTGTTTTTCTTCTTCTGTTTCAGGAATGATTCCTGGGACGGCAATAGGTCTACCATCTTCACCTAAGCTGACAAACGTAAGAAATGCCGTTGCTGCCATTCTTCTTTGACCTGAATTAAAGTCTTCGGCGATAATTTTCACGAAAATTTCCATGGATGATTTTCCTGTCCACGTTACAAATGACTCTAGAGAGACGGCATCACTTTGATATATGGGATTTAGGAAATCGACTGAATCAGTAGAAGCGGTAACGACCTCTGTACGACTATGTAATCTTGCACTTATAGATGCGACTTCATCCACATTTCGCATTAAAATACCACCAAATAACGTATTGTGATTATTCGTTTCATTGGGTAACACTAAGTGTGTCTTAATTACTCGCGACTCTTTGACGAATTTAGGCGTCATAGCTGAACCCCCTTTTTTACCTATTATTCCGCAGAATGGAGACAACATCAAATATTCCACACTTACTCAAAATTGAAAGTACAAAAGATTTAGAATCCGCTACACCTGAAAAGCCTATGGGTAAAAACATTGCGGATGATCTCTTTTAGGCGACCGCCATTTATGCTAAAGCTATTTATTACTTAGCTAACATGAAAAATGAGTAAAGTTTGTATAAAAATGAATAGTAAAATTAGACGGGGCGGACCATCAAGAAATGGACGTCTCGTATATTTGTCTCTCGAAAAAACTCTTAAAGTATAAAAATTTTAAAATAAATTCATACTAAGGCACATAATACGAATTGAATCAGTTCTTAATGCAATCAATAACGAAACGGTTAGGTGGGTTAATGAAAAATCGAGTGTATTTTCTTGGGTTAAACTTTCTTTCTATACTCTTGCTTTTTTTTACGTACCGAAAAATGAATCAAGCAAACAAGCGTTACTTTTTTCCATTATACTTAGCATTCACAGGTATAAATTATTTCTTTGAATTTATTGTACTTGTCTTAACAAAAGCATATGAATATGATCCAAAAATATTAAAAAAACAATATTTTGATAACGTTTTTGGAGCTACGGTATCCCAACTTTTTGTAGTTCCAACCACAAGTCTACTTATGAATTTGTTAAACTTGAATGCCAAGTGGCCAACCTTACTATCCATATTAATGACTGGTCTTGATAAATTTTTTGTTAAGCAAAAAGTATATAAACATTTTTGGTGGAAAACACCTTTTACAACCGTTGGTATTCAATTGTTTTATGTCCTTGCCAAATTTTGGACAATTCAAATTATAGAAAGAAAAAATAAATGGTTTGAATTAATGACAGTTTACTTTGCTGTTTTTGTAAGTTATGCTACCATGAACTTTTTTCATGTCGCGCTTTTTAAAACTTGTTTTTTTCATATCAACCTCTATCGAAATCCGTACCGCAGCCACGTTGCAACTTCTAGTGTGTACAGCGGAATTTCTGCGTTGATTTTCATGCCTGTCATTCTATATAAAAAGTGGTACGTGACACTTCTTTCAATGTCTTTATTTATTAGCTTAGAAACATTATTTATTAGAAGCAGAATTATTACAATTTCTTCACCACCTGTTTTTTATAGTATTTCTTTTCTCACCAAGTTATTTAGTATTTTGATTGGTAACTATGTATTGCGTTTACTAAAGGGAAACACTAGCTCATCTACTTCAACTGGATCAGAGTCAAGAAGTTTTTAATGTAATTATAAGGTTAACAATGGTAAAATTACTATGAAAGGTCCTACAGTTAATCCGTGGGACCTTCTTTTAAATAAGTTTCATTAATAGGAGAGACAAACATGACGTATATCGATTTACGAAGTGATACAGTTACCAAGCCAACAGAAGAAATGAGACAAGCGATGCTAACTGCCGAAGTTGGCGATGATGTATATGGTGAGGATCCGACGATTAACCGTCTAGAGGCACTAGCTGCAAAGATGCTTGGCAAAGAGGATGCCTTATTTGTAACAAGTGGAACTCAAGGAAATCAAGTCGCAATTTTAACACATTGTCGACCTGGAGATGAATTAATATTAGAAGCAGAAGCGCATATTTTTTTATACGAAGGCGGTGCGGCTTCGGCTTTAGCGGGTGTTCAAACCCGAACTATTTCAGGGATTAAAGGAGAAATGGATCCATTAGCTATAAAAAAAGCCATTCGTGGTGAAGATATTCATTACCCGTATTCTGGGTTAATTTGCTTAGAAAATACCCATAACAAAG
This window encodes:
- a CDS encoding acyl-CoA thioesterase is translated as MTPKFVKESRVIKTHLVLPNETNNHNTLFGGILMRNVDEVASISARLHSRTEVVTASTDSVDFLNPIYQSDAVSLESFVTWTGKSSMEIFVKIIAEDFNSGQRRMAATAFLTFVSLGEDGRPIAVPGIIPETEEEKQLHKTGPERAKIRVERRKQSKDLAAFITTNKPWE